One Dysosmobacter welbionis DNA segment encodes these proteins:
- the larC gene encoding nickel pincer cofactor biosynthesis protein LarC has translation MKTLYLECNMGAAGDMLMAALYELMSESEKQDFLETMNRLFPGVEIQPRQAVTCGITGTHMDVTVRGEEEHSHDVALGCGHDHDHIHEHHHEHDHSHAHDHHHDHDHDHGHTHHHTAPADIAALLDALDAPAEVKDAAKSIYARIADAEAKAHGMPVEKIHFHEVGALDAVADVTGACLAVHMLRPDHITASPVHLGSGQVRCAHGIVPVPAPATAHLLEGVLCYTGDIRGELCTPTGAALLTHFAESFGPMPVMSLEKTGYGVGKKEFPAANCVRAFWGESGAPQQAEIVELCCHIDDMTAEALAFAGEQLLAQGALDISCAPLTMKKGRAGVSFTVLCKPRDEGRIAHAILRETTTNGVRTRRCGKYILTPSVKTVETAYGPIRVKCADGEGIHRKKPEYEDVASAARTAGLPFQKVWEDVLSAIRGEVSQNG, from the coding sequence ATGAAGACATTATATCTGGAATGCAACATGGGCGCCGCCGGCGATATGCTGATGGCGGCGCTGTATGAGCTGATGAGCGAATCCGAAAAGCAGGATTTTCTGGAGACCATGAACCGCCTGTTCCCCGGCGTGGAGATTCAGCCCCGGCAGGCTGTTACCTGCGGCATCACCGGCACCCACATGGACGTCACCGTCCGCGGCGAGGAGGAGCACAGCCACGATGTGGCTCTGGGCTGCGGCCATGACCACGACCATATCCATGAACACCATCATGAGCACGACCACAGCCATGCGCATGACCATCATCACGACCATGACCATGACCATGGCCATACCCACCATCACACCGCTCCGGCGGACATCGCCGCCCTGCTGGATGCCCTGGATGCCCCGGCGGAGGTAAAGGATGCCGCCAAGTCCATCTATGCCCGCATTGCGGACGCCGAGGCCAAGGCCCACGGGATGCCGGTGGAGAAGATCCACTTCCATGAGGTGGGCGCTCTGGACGCGGTGGCGGACGTCACCGGCGCCTGCCTGGCGGTCCATATGCTGCGCCCCGACCACATCACGGCATCCCCCGTCCATCTGGGCAGCGGCCAAGTCCGCTGCGCCCACGGCATCGTTCCGGTGCCCGCTCCCGCCACCGCCCACCTGCTGGAGGGCGTCCTCTGCTACACCGGGGACATCCGGGGAGAGCTGTGTACCCCCACCGGCGCCGCCCTGCTGACCCACTTTGCTGAGAGCTTCGGCCCCATGCCTGTCATGTCTCTGGAGAAGACCGGCTACGGCGTGGGCAAAAAGGAATTCCCCGCCGCCAACTGTGTCCGGGCCTTTTGGGGTGAAAGCGGCGCCCCCCAGCAGGCGGAGATCGTGGAGCTGTGCTGCCATATCGACGACATGACGGCGGAGGCCCTGGCCTTTGCCGGAGAGCAACTGCTGGCCCAGGGCGCTCTGGACATCTCCTGCGCGCCCCTGACCATGAAAAAGGGTCGGGCCGGCGTCAGCTTCACCGTGCTCTGCAAGCCCAGGGACGAAGGGCGCATCGCCCACGCCATCCTGCGGGAGACCACCACCAACGGCGTCCGCACCCGCCGTTGCGGAAAGTACATTCTGACGCCCTCTGTCAAAACCGTGGAGACCGCCTACGGCCCCATCCGCGTCAAGTGCGCCGACGGCGAGGGCATCCACCGGAAAAAGCCGGAATACGAGGATGTGGCCTCTGCCGCCAGAACTGCCGGGCTGCCCTTCCAGAAGGTCTGGGAGGACGTGCTGTCCGCCATCCGCGGGGAGGTATCGCAGAATGGATAA
- the larE gene encoding ATP-dependent sacrificial sulfur transferase LarE, translated as MQLSDFFEQNPRGAVAYSGGVDSSLLVWAAMKYGRDWRAYYVHSAFQPAFELEDAKQVAAQCGMPLTVIEADIFQHPEVIANPANRCYYCKHRIFAAILRQGASDGYSLVIDGTNASDDAGDRPGMKALRELEVRSPLRECGLTKGDVRALCREAGLFVWNKPSYACLATRIPAGTPITEEALRKVEQGEDLLASMGFRDFRIRLRGGAAVIQVTEDQQDDAWAMRHEIRSGLGPIFPLFSLDLTARKNSD; from the coding sequence ATGCAGTTATCAGATTTTTTTGAGCAAAATCCGCGCGGGGCAGTGGCCTATTCCGGCGGAGTGGATTCGTCCCTTCTGGTCTGGGCGGCCATGAAATATGGCCGGGACTGGCGTGCCTATTATGTCCATTCCGCATTCCAGCCCGCATTTGAACTGGAAGACGCCAAGCAGGTCGCTGCACAATGCGGCATGCCACTGACTGTGATTGAGGCAGACATCTTTCAGCATCCGGAAGTGATAGCTAACCCTGCGAACCGATGCTATTACTGCAAGCACAGGATATTTGCTGCCATCCTCCGGCAGGGCGCGTCCGATGGGTATTCCCTGGTCATTGATGGCACCAATGCCTCGGATGACGCGGGTGACCGCCCCGGCATGAAGGCCCTGCGGGAGTTAGAGGTCCGCTCTCCCCTTCGGGAGTGCGGCCTGACCAAAGGCGATGTCCGTGCGCTGTGCAGGGAGGCCGGCCTGTTCGTCTGGAACAAGCCCTCCTACGCCTGCCTTGCCACCCGCATCCCCGCCGGGACTCCCATCACAGAGGAAGCTCTGCGGAAGGTGGAGCAGGGAGAGGACCTTCTTGCCTCCATGGGCTTCCGGGATTTCCGCATCAGGCTCCGCGGAGGCGCGGCAGTTATTCAGGTAACGGAAGACCAGCAGGATGATGCCTGGGCAATGCGCCATGAGATCCGCTCCGGGCTGGGCCCCATCTTCCCGTTGTTCTCTCTGGATCTAACGGCCCGAAAAAACAGCGACTGA
- the larB gene encoding nickel pincer cofactor biosynthesis protein LarB: MASKHDILSVLQDVQSGALTPEDALLHLKLAPFEDLGYAKVDYHRAVRQGVPEVIYGQSKTKEQIGGILAAMEKRGSRNILVTRIGQEVADYLAEQFPLRYEPLAKLAVALPEPVKGHGSIVVATGGTSDMGVAEEAAITAETLGNRVTRLYDVGVAGLHRLLGNLEPLMSARVVIAVAGMEGALASVVGGLVDCPVIAVPTSVGYGASLGGISALLSMLNSCASGTSVVNIDNGFGAGFLAGRINQMESAKE, translated from the coding sequence GTGGCAAGCAAGCACGATATTCTCTCTGTCCTACAGGATGTGCAGTCCGGTGCGCTGACGCCGGAGGATGCCCTTCTGCACCTGAAGCTGGCCCCCTTTGAGGACCTGGGTTACGCCAAGGTGGATTACCACCGCGCCGTCCGTCAGGGCGTGCCGGAGGTGATCTACGGCCAGTCCAAGACCAAAGAGCAGATCGGCGGCATACTGGCCGCCATGGAGAAACGGGGAAGCCGCAATATTCTGGTGACCCGCATTGGGCAGGAGGTGGCGGACTACCTGGCGGAGCAGTTCCCGCTGCGGTATGAGCCTCTCGCCAAATTGGCGGTGGCCCTTCCAGAGCCGGTGAAAGGACATGGTTCCATCGTAGTGGCCACCGGCGGTACCAGTGACATGGGCGTGGCTGAGGAGGCCGCCATTACCGCCGAGACACTGGGTAACCGAGTCACCCGGCTTTACGATGTGGGCGTGGCAGGCCTGCACAGGCTGCTGGGCAACTTGGAGCCGCTGATGAGCGCCCGGGTGGTCATCGCCGTGGCGGGCATGGAAGGCGCCCTCGCCAGCGTGGTGGGCGGCCTTGTAGACTGCCCCGTCATCGCGGTCCCCACCAGTGTGGGCTACGGCGCGTCCCTGGGCGGCATCTCCGCCCTGCTGTCCATGCTGAACTCCTGCGCCAGCGGGACCAGCGTGGTGAATATCGACAACGGCTTCGGCGCGGGCTTCTTGGCCGGCCGGATCAATCAGATGGAGAGTGCGAAAGAATGA